A stretch of DNA from Vidua macroura isolate BioBank_ID:100142 chromosome 12, ASM2450914v1, whole genome shotgun sequence:
TCTCATTTTTTATAAACTGCTTCCCCACCTCTGTGGTGTAGGCGGCATAGGAGAAAATCAGTGGAGAAGGTCAGCGTGTCAGAAGGCATTGTAGCACAGCTGACAGTCCCAGCCAGTCCCCAGGAGCTCACCTGTGCTGGGAAAGGCTCAGAGGCCACCTCCATGCTGGGCTGTTGGGCACTGGCCAGGGGTGGGACCCTGGCACCCAGCcgtgctggctgctgccacagcctgggGTTCAGAGGTCTCAGCCCAAGGGAGGAGGTTGCCATTTATAGTGGCAATGACTGGAAACAGCCAGAAATAGGAGCATTCTGCAGCTTGGTTTAGCATTCAACAAGGTTTTAAGAGTTTCTGatgatgtttcttttctgtagcTCAACTGGGCCAAAACAtagagcccagccctgcagttgCAGATAAGAAAATGACAGGAtccccagaggaacagctgcatAGCATCCTAAAACCTCTGCCTCTAAATTTCCCATTTGGAATTGTCCCCACTAAATATAATACATGTCAAGTAATTTAATCCAGTTTGGTGTTTGCAGACAGATAGAGcatatcttttaaataattctacattcttttcttgaaatCCTGGATTTCATGTGAATTTTAGCCTGGGGATTAGGGAGGCTCCTCTCAGATGTAATGGGTGAGTGCAGCATCTATGTAACTAGGTCACGGTGTACTTAGGCATATTTAGTTATCTGTTCTTGTGTTCTTCCCTACTTTAGTGGCACAGTAAACAAAAGAGGCAATGAAGTTGGATTTGTTATCTCCTCTCCAAGGATGGCAGAAGACATTTCATAGTGGAGttttttttgctacattttCTAACaatgtttgtaatttttcttttttttttttttttttttttcattgtgcaTTTTGTAAGCAATGAAGTGCAGGAATTACATGCTTCCCTTCTTTTCATCAGACCACGATAAACGGGAAAATGCAAAGGATTCAAGATGATGATCcagaaaaagcaataaattgcatttctttcctttccccacagAGTGTCCCCATTTCACTGTTCGTTGCTCAACAGGCGACCACCTCTGAGTAGGCAGAAGTCCATTTTGCAGAGAAGCCTACAAAGGTTACTTAAGCATGTATTTGTCCCTTTCTAAAAGGTACTGTATTGCAGTTAACAAGGCAAACTGGAAGTTCCCTTTTACTTGTCACAGAGGTTCTATCTGTCTTGGTGACTTGAAAATcaaatgaggttttttttaatgcatacacacatacacactgGATTGCTTGTCAAAATTTTTGTTATTTGGTGTATATATAGCTGTAAATACAATAACTAAACTTAAGTTCCTAGATAATCAATATcatctttatattttaattctttaggtactaattattttttatatattggATATAAAATTTTATCGTTTAAAACTAATGGAAAAATTTAGGTTTTAACTTTATAAGTCGTGCATTGTTGGCAAGAGTATCTGAGTACATGAAAGCTGCTCTTTCTGATATACTTGAGCATATACATGTTTTAGATGtaagctgaaaaaataaatgtgcactcaaaaaaaaatcaattagtCTCACTAGGTTTCATAACCAAGAGCTTGCTTTGAACTTCAAAAATTTTGTTCCAGTATAGATATGACACTAGAGTGGCCTTTGCACAGCTGAGACTTTTTTTGATCAGTTCACTAATAACTTGTCTTGCAAAGCttagaaaaatgtgtttcatcAGCCAGTGATTTGCAATGTGACTAGACAAAGGCATGATCATTCTCAGACTTGTGTCATATGGAAGAAAACTAATGTAATGGGTTACAGATAAAAACTTACATTCTTTCATGGATCAATTCATAAGCCAATatattttgcacttttttccTACAAACAGTTTTGTATTCATTTCAGACTGAAGTTTAAACATGAATAAACGATTAATTAGAttctgttttgtattttgtacTTTATATTATGTGGCTAAGTGGCTAGTGCAGAAGTTTAGACAGTCCTAATTTTTGCTGATTAAAAGCAGAAACGAAACAGACGTGTGCTGGTGAGGCCTGGTTTGCATCACCAGAACAGATGTAGCATTcaccagcaggcagagcagttTGCACTGAAATGGCTTCAATGACTCGTGCTCGTGCTGTTCCAGATACAGCCACAACCCAGTCAGGTCGGCAGAGATGCTCTGCATCCGACAGACCCAGAAGGGACCTGCTTAACACATTTTCCCAGAGTAGTATCAGCTGCCTAACCAGCCAGGctaaaaaatcataaaaagcaCATCTTAGTGTAACTTATAAACATGCACGTGTTCAGTTCTACTACAAACAAAGGGAGGTGTGGAGGAGAACAAATGAGTCTGGAGCAGGGGTGTAACTCCAGCAGAACAACAAACCCAGATTTTTAGTATTGTCTCAGGCCTGACAGAAACCCCCTCCAGCCTTGATAAACAGTCCTGTTTATCACAGTGGTGCTGTGAAACATGTATGAGGTTGCAGAATTAGCACTTAAATTTGTTTAACATGAAAAGAGGCCTTTTAGAAAAAtgaattgctgtattttttcccctcatagCAAGTGGGGGAATAGAATCTACCGATGCTTGAATACTGTTACCAGCTATTGCAATACAAATTTCCTTAAATGTGTCCCTTTTTTTTCcggaagaaaattatttcagaatgaCAGCATCATGGCAGTTCAAAAGGACTTTGGAGGTCTTGAGTTTGAGTCCAGGCTCTTGCATAAAGCAAGTCTAATGCTGAACTTGGACCAGGCAGTTCTGGTTTGTCCCATGGGAAgcttatttcaaattattagtCTAATTTTTCTGTCACACTCTTCTGTGAAGACCTTTGTCTCTCTTGTCTTGGTAACTTCCACTTTGGAAGGTTGCTAACTAGCTACCCCTAAGTCTTCTTAATTAATGCCAGCTTTTGAGAGGAAGAAATGTTGGAGTAATTTTAAGGGCAACCAATGAGCAGTGAGGCTTATCAGGTGGTGAATTATGTGTCATAATGAGAACTTCTGTAGATTTTTGGGAAATATTTGGGATGCTGGTGTAGCAGGCACTTGAGCCAGTGAATTAGCTCCTTTCAGACACCACATCAGCTATTTCCAATGAGAGTTTAGAAGTGAGTCCAACAGGATTCCCACAGACTGCTCACAAAAGACCTGAGCCAGTTAAAAGCTGAATTTGGATGAACAGCAAAACAGACATAATTTTTTGCAAGTAGAGCACTGGGTTAAATCTGAATTCCCAGCTCACATTTCTGATGCAGACAATGTCCCCGTAGGAATCTTCGTAGACTCAGTGACATCAATCTGCGCATCCATAATTACAGTCTACATGCCATTACACGGCAGCCGTGCACAAAGCTCGTGCAGCCCTGGGAGAATCAGCTGGGCCTGCAGCAAGCTCTgtcacagaaaatgcaaatctcTTCACAGATAAGGCACATCTTCCTCCAAATATAGACAAGCTCACACCCACCTTGCTAATAACAGGCTCTACTTCTGTTCAGTAAGATCACACAGAATCAAGCAGCACATCCCATGAGAATACTGGTGGTGTGCTGTACTTCGAGGTACGAGCATCTGGGATCGCTGCAAAGTAAGAGACTGTGGACAAATAAAAATGATGTCTAGGGAAGGACAGAAATCAACATAAATTGAATTACTTTCTCCACTTTACTTTTGCATTTTGCACATCTAAGTAAGTAATAGCCATACCAATATCTTAACCTTTACACGAATGTAaccttttcccctcagaaaaaGTGTTCCAAAGACTGGAAAAGTATCAACTATCCATCTAACAAGAAGGTACATAAAGAAATAGCACTGACAAGTATTTCAAAGTCAGGCACGTGAGCAAACCCTACACTGTACAGCCGGgcattttttatcattttaggGAGAATAAATTCAAATGGTACTTTTAATGCAGTTGATTAACAATTTTGATCTAGATCAAGAACTGCATATGTAACACCTCTAAAATGCAGCCATTTCAGAAGacgggaaactgaggcagaatGTGTTTCCACAAAATTACACCGACGGCGATTTATCTGTCCCGTATGTTTTTAAGGGTTCGGCAGGGTTTACCGACGCCGTTGAGGGCACCGGCTGGGCCCAGTGCTTTGTGCGGTACCCCCAGGCCAGAGACCCGGCCGGCGGGTGATACCTGGGGTGGGGAACCCCTCCCTGCAGAAGGTCCCCCCGCCTGCCCGGGAGTCGCCGGAGCGCCGTGCTCCAACGCTTCAGACACCCGCCCGCGTGGGCTGGGAGAACGGGAGCCGCAGCCCGGAGGCGGGAAGCAGGCGTGAGGCACGTGCCGCACCGGAGCCGCGCCGTGGAACCACTGACGGCCCCGGACGCGGTCCCGGCCAGCGAATCCCCCCGCACGGCGGCCGAGGCGGCCCCTGCCCCGCTCCTGCCGCGGCCCCCGCGCTCACGGGCaccgccggccccggcccgctcCGCGGCTGTCCCGCGGCCGGACCGAGTCCCAGCGGTGGCCGAGCGGAGGGTGGAGGCGCCGGCGGAGCCGCCCCAGCGCGGCGCCTTTGTTCCgagcggcggcgcggcccgggccGAGAGTCCCGCCGCGCTCATGGCGGGCGCAGGGGGAGCCCCGCGGAGCGCCCCGCGGGCGCTGCCGCCCCTGCGCGCCCGGGAGCCGGCGGGCAGCGGGGGCTCGGCGCGCTGAGCGGCGCCGTGTCCGGCGGGGGCGCTGCGCGGGGCCCGGCAGCcccggcggcgggggccgggcgaGGCGGGCGCCTGCAGCCTGCGGGGGCCCTGGCCGGCGCGGCTCGGCGCTCCGCGGACCCCCGGGCGGCCTCCGGGCAGCGGCGCTCCGCTCGCCGGACCCCGCCTGGCCTGGCCCCTGCCGCGGGCTGTAGCGGAGTCCTCACGCGCCCAAACTTTGCAAAGTCTCGTAGCTCCGCTGCTGGGGCGGCGGCGGCTAGGGCAGCGGCGGGCGGGGGTGGCGGAGGAGGAGGCGGGGGCGGAGGGGGCGGGGTGCGggccggcagcggcggcggcggcagcagcatCAAAGAGCCCCGATTCTTGCCGCCCTGGGAGCCATGCGCTGCTGTCTGTAATGTCAGCGGAACAGGAGAAGGACCCCATCGCGCTGAAGAGATCTCGAGGTACGGCAAGGGCTgggccgggcccgggggcgGCCGCCGCTGGGGCCTGGCTCCCGTGCGGAGCGCTGGCGGAGCCGCGGGATGCGCGcaccgcccgcgccgccgctgcccgccggGCTCCTCTCGCCGCGCAgcgcgggccgggccgcccccgccgcggtCCCTCCCTGcggctgcggcggggccggcggtgCGGGGGCCGCTCGAAGTTTGGTCGGTggggcccggccgggccccgcgggcTCCCGCAGCCTGcgggccttgaaaagcagccCCGGGGCTCTCGCTGTGCGCGCAGGTGTGCCCCGCGGGGGAGGGCGGCGTGCGGTCCTGTCTCTTGTGTGTCTGGGGATGTGCAGCGCATTAGTATGCAGCGAGCATACTGCTGGTGCAAGGGAATACGGCGGCAGTGCCACATGTCCGAGTTCGTGCTGATGCAGAGCCCATAAATTACACTTGAATGTTCGCTCTTCTGCCCCCAGTTCTGGCTCCTGTGCTTGAGTCTAGTTGTAGTTTTGTCTTTCCCTTTCCgggaaatgaaaaaagaaaaaaatcgaAATATTATTCTTTACTAATAGCACTGGTGTATGGCTCTGGTGAGGTTTAAGGTATGCGTTTCTTTCAAAGGAGTagggaaaagggcagaaatGCAGGGTCTCCTCCGACTTCGGCAGTGCGGCTGACTTTAATGGCAGTGGCACATCAGCCTGTGTAGTGATTGTTGTGTCCTTATAGTCCTTAGACACAGAAATGCCTCTCTGAATGAAATAATCAAAGACAGCAGGATGGGTGACTGAGTTGGGTGAAAATCATggcaaaattataaaatttgCAATTTAGTGCTTCTCGTTTTCTTGCCTCCTGTTTTGCCCCTGGAATTCTATTGTTCTTGATATTTTAAGCTCTTTTTCTGGTTGGATAAGTGGGAAAAGGTGTGGATTCCACGGTGCACATTGTCATTGATTTACAGTTTGCTTTTCTAAAACTGCTATAGTAACAGCTGGATTGCAAGCTTGAAAATGAGAGAATGAAGACACACAGCAGTGTTACAAAGGAGACTGGGATTCATTAGACTCCTCCACTCTCAAGCCCTGattctgcaaatatttaagCATATATGGTTTCACATGCCGGAGTTACCCACCAAGTTCCACCCGATTACAGCTTAATATCAAAACTGTTTACAGTCTTAGGGCCATGGAATAAGTTCACCAAATTTGGTTGAAAATAGACTATTTTTAGGTTTCTGTCTATTATGAAAAGTTTATTCAGCCATTTATGTTTCTTGGGAAAATATTCTTACTGAGATAAAGTACTGTTTAAAAAGACTCTGGCATCCATCCTCTAAAAACGTAGACTGAGATTTGTCAgtgaatatgaaaatattccaTACTGTATTTGCAGTATGTTAAGTATGGCATAAATTACATGCAAAGTCAAAATCCCTTAATGTGTAAACAAAACTACAACTTGCAATTCTCCTAACACTGAAAATGTCCATCTTAGGTATGTACGAAGTAAAAGAGAATATGAGGCTTATCTCTTCTCCTTTGCCCAACTGTGAATGGCTGAAATTAATTTGATCTGTAGTTTAATAGGGGAATAGTTATCAGATAGGTATTTATATCTTTAGATCCATGAGATAGGTGATGTCCCAGTCAAAAGGATTGTATTTTTGCCTGAAAAATTAGTCTTGGATgatgaataatttttcattagtGCAGCGTTCCAAAATGCTTGGTACTCCTTTAATGAAAGTCTGTGTGGTAGGTACCAAAAGTGACTTTGTGGAAAGTTTATTTTGGCTTCATGAAAATGAGCCTTATTCACTCTATTTTGGAGGTATGCTAGGACTAACATTCTGTTTCCTTTCATGTATAAATTAAATCATTATAGAACCCACAGGGAAAATATGAATTCTTAGGGCTGAATTAAATCATTGGCCTCACACAGTGAgtactgaaaatacaaaagcttTGTGCCTTTCCAGACACAGGACTCCCTTCTGTAAACCGAGGCATGTGAATGGCTTTGCTGATTAAAGTAATTCAGGTAGAAATTGATGGAACTTGTCACTGGAATTCTAATGTTCATATGCTTATGCTTTTGAAGAATGATGTCCCAGAGAGGGAATTTATATATAGTTTTGTAAAGTTTTAACTTCAGCTACTGTAAACCAGCACTTGCATATGACCCTATGTATTCTACCTGATCACAAATTTACTGATGTCTGTGCTAGTAGTtgaatttattaaaagaaatctggatatttggaatattttgctGTCAGTGGTTGatgtcaattatttttttaagtgtacaGGGACATGAACAGGAGTGTAATTTATGCAGTTGTGAGGATTAGTGTTCATGGTGCAATCTTACACTAAATTTAGTATAAACTTATAGGACTGATGGAGAAGAAGCCAACAGAAAGTACAGGAACAGTTTTGAGAAAATAGATTATAAAAAAGATGATTTATAGAGTTGAAATGTGCCATCATTCTTTATGTAAAACTTTATGCTGTAATATTTTTAGTATCTACAGGTAATGTAGTGGCAATGCTTCATAGCACACTATGCAGGATTTTATATTCTAAATCAAGGCAAAAAGGTCTCTTTTGGAAGAAAAGTTTCTCTTAGTTTCTCCTAGTTTCTCTGATGGTATCAGCACAAAATGCTATGTGCATGAGTTTATGTTGAGAACTTGATTGTGACATCATGCCCTTGGCTTTGAAATTCAGACTTAAAATTTGATAGGTGTTGATATGGGATATCCACGTATCTTTCTTATgtgtaatgaaaaataaaatcagttttaacAGTGACAGCTAGAGCCAAAAGGAACTTATTAAAGCAGAGGCAGAACTGGATTCTTacttgaagtaaaaaaaaaggcatggaGGAAGTGCTAGGAGTGAAAATTTGTCAGGCCTCTTTGTATCAGGAGTATTTCAAATAACTTGTATATTTTGGTTTGTGTACAATAGGACTGCTGCTTCCCTGTGAGAAGAGATTTTGTATTATGTTGCTGAATATTCCTAAAGCTGGTTTACCTGTCTGCTGGGAACACTTGTCTAACAGAGCAGTGTAATGTCACACATTGTGCTGCTTTGCATAATACTGTTGATAATTCACAGTTATCTCCAGGTTGTCTTTGGTAATGAAGACCTGTGTGTTCAGCTGGGTGCTTGCATCTTGATAAAGTTTGACTCATATTCTGAATAtcaattttaaacaaacaacaGTAAAATTTTTAGGTTGGATTGCCTGCTTACTGTTCTGTGCtgttattatatatttatataaaagaGCAAATAAGCTATTATCCTAATgggcctgggaaaaaaaagaattaatataGTTTCTTAATATAATTATGTTAGTACTTTAACATGTGTTGCTCTGGTATCACCTGAAAATGCTTCTCATACTTCAGCTCAGGGTTTTCTTTACATTCCCATATTGTGGCAATTTCACTTGAGCCTGTGAAGACAGATTGACTGGGATAATAATGAATTTGctagatttatttttcacttatgGTCTAACtaggtttttaaaaatgaaagccaCAATTTATACAAATTTGAGAGCTTGTCTCACTGTTGTGAAAGGTGGAGAATCCCAGGGGAAGTACAGATATCTCTTTGTGTTGCTCAGGGTGAAGTCTGATTGAGCAACCAGTGAAATGAATattccttacttttttttttgtgccaggATAGCCTTGCTCAgttattttattaggtttttgcAGAGGTGGGCTGGTTCACTTTTTATTGGCAGGTGTCTTTTTGTTTGATCAAGTCTTGGACTTAGtgaaatttagattagatgCACTGGAGATTGGTCTAAGCAACACAGCAAGTTTTCAGTGGTTTTTGTTCATGGATCTACtactgtttgcttttcttttccttcatggTGGATTGTAACAATCTGTTATATATTGCTACACTGATGCTGTGTCTATGTGAGTTAAGAGGGGAGTCTTAGACATGGCTTTTTgcagttcttttgaaagttttatgATTTATGCAAACAAGAAATACTTCTAACTGGTGATGTGGACATGTTAAGAATCAAGGgacagataaaaataaaataaatggaaatgtcTATTTCAATAAGAATGAGCATGAATGGGACATGATAGTGGTAGCAGACAGAGGTATAGGAGGGGTGTTAGCTTACCTCCAGATGTGTGCTCCTTTAGCACTTGCAACATAAGGCACCAGAGTCAATGCAAATGCAGTATTTGTAACAGATATCTGAGGCTATGGTAGTTAAAGGCAAGCTTAAAATACAGTCTGCAATAAAATTAATGTACTATTGCACTGATTGATATCTTGTAGGtggtgacagtggattggatGGGTTAGGAGGACCAGGAGTTCAGCTTGGAAGCCCTGATAAGAAAAAGCGCAAAGCAAATACACAGGTaaatttcctttgcttcttttgAAGTCTTAATAAACAGTGCACTCAAATGTTGTTTGCTGGTATGACTATCTCTCATTGTTCAGAATATCAGTTTGTTGTCACAAATAGCAAGTATTTCAGTTTTACTTTGAAGTTGAAGTCTTCCTGAATACTAGTATTTGTGCAGAAGTTATTTTAATCCCTGTAAGTTGCCAAAGACATATAAAGAAAGGAGCACAGTGAGACTGCAATAACTTGGATTTTTACCTTAGGGATTTGATTCTGAggcagacttttttttaatgactttgtAGCTATTGGTAGAAATCTGTACAGCATGAGTAGTTGCCATGAGACTACTTCTTACCTTACTTTCATTTCAGTATGTGTAGGTTTGTGGGCTAATGAATCAGTACAGTTTGTTATTGCTTTGATAAAGCTCTTGGCATACCCTACAGGTGATTTTCAGGCAAAAGCTAAGTCAGGTAGAGCTCCTTTCCAGTAAATCCTTGCAATGTGACATTTCTATGCAGTTGttctttccagaaaagaaaGCCTCAATACAAAATATCTTAAGCAATTTGGTATAGCGTGGAGTTTTCCTTTGTGTATTCTTTGAGTGAGAGTATCTGTTCATTTGGTACTGCCCAGTGGGAAAACCTTTATTTATGTAGGTAAAACAATCACTTAAGCTTATGTAGAGTCCATTGAGATGTGgatctgtttttgttttgttttaaagtagtCATGCTGAAACTTGCTTCAAGAAATATTCAGATACTTTACAAGGCTTCACACCTCTTTCTTGGTGCAGTTTTCTTGTGTTCTGGAATGTTAATAACTCTAGAGGACATGCAGACTAGTTTGTGTTCCTTCAGATCAGGTTAAAATTTGCACTgcagcaaatttattttttttaataaattttcagtCTTAGTTTATTAGTACTTAGGAGGAAGTGCTTTCTGTGAGCACAGTTAGTGTGAGGGTGAACCCAGCAGGTGTTCCCTACAGGCTAGTCTAGAATGAATTTCAATTGTATGACTGCACTGGTGACATTTAAACAGACTCTGGGCTCCATTAAACACTTGATTATGCTCTGTAGCCAGAGCATAATCCTCGTGTTTCATACCTACTGACTATGCTTTGCAGAATGTCCACAATCACCGAATGCTCTGTTTGGTATAGAAATGTACAGCATAGAATATTCCACAGACTATAGAAAATACCAGTCTGCTGAGTCCTATATTCTAAATGCCTTTTTTAGGGTTATAGTACCATTAGGTTTGTATATCCTCATAGAAGTGGGGTGTCTTAAGAGATGTATATTCAGTAACATGAacccaaaatgaaattaaggaAATGCTTCAAATCCGCTCTTCAACATTTGGAAATACTTTGTGTATGTGTTTGTGACAGTTGGATTTCTGTATTGTTGCTTGCCTTTTGTAAAAGATTATGAAATAGAAGTCACATATCAAGTAGTATTTTCAACTGCAAACTTTTTGAAACACTGAAACTACTATAAATCACCACATTATCTGGAGCCCAAACTCCTCTCCTGCTTCTGTACTGAAATTTCAGACAGCCTGGCAGGGTGCAGCGGGTGAATTTTACACAACAGCTGAACAGTTCTTTCAGCAGTTGTATTGCTAATCCAGAATCTTTGTGGTTGGTCTGTCTTGCAGGGAAATACTAAAACTAATTAgtattgtatttaaaatatttgtaggGGTCGTCATTTCCTCCTCCATCTGAATATGCTCCACCACCGAACCCAAGCTCTGACCACCTTGTAGCTGCAAATCCATTTGATGACAACTATAATACCGTGTCTTATAAACCACTTCCTTCAGGAAATCCATATTTTAGTAATCCTGGTTATCCTGGCTTTGGAGGCTATAACACTTTCAGAATGCCACCTCACATGCTACCCAGAGTGTCCTCACCATATGGTGGTTCTTACTCCCTCAGAAACCAACCACATCCTCTTCCTCAAAACCCTGTTGGCATGGGTTTTAGTCGACCCCACTCTTTCAGCTTTGGTCCACATGATAACCCAGGTTTTGGGAATCAACCACCTTATGGCAGTGGTCAGATAAATCAAAATGTCAATATGTCTGCTCAGCATTTCAGACCAAATCCTGGAGAGAACTTTGGCCATTCTGGTCAGATACCTCACCCAGATGTGCCGACTAACTTTGGTCCTGGAAACAATCCAAATTTTCCAAATTCTCAGCTAGAGTCAAACCATTCTTTTGTTCCTCCACCAAACACGTACAACCAGACAAAATCATCAGCACAAAAGCAAGACTTTAGTCAAGGTGCAAGCAAAGCATCTAGCCAGAACACTGCTGCTCATCAGCATCATCACAGGACAGAGGACGTTGTGAGTCAAGGTAACAGTGATCTGAAAAATGTTACTCGGAACAATGTGGTAAATCAGGATAACAGCCATTCTAACAGTGCTGATAACACCAATGCTGGCCACTCAAATGGGACTCAGAGCAAGTCCCGCCAGCCTCGAGGTACTGCTGAAGGATGCAACTctgaaaagagcagcaaaacacCCCTCCATCCCAGTCGTCATGGACACTCGTCCTCTGAACCCGTCTACCCGTGTGGAATTTGTACACATGAAGTCAATGATGACCAGGACGCCATCCTCTGTGAAGCCTCTTGTCAGAAATGGTTCCATCGGATCTGTACAGGCATGACAGAGTCAGCTTATGGCCTTCTCACGGCAGAGGCATCGGCAGTGTGGGGCTGTGACACTTGCATGGCTGACAAGGATGTGCAGCTAATGCGCACGAGAGAGACTGCAGGACCCCCTGCACTGAACACAGAAGGCTGACACTCTTAATGGGTGCTAGTGGAGCAGATACTTGCTATGAGAATTCGCTTACAAATTGGGTACTTCACTTTCTGCAGACAATCAGTTGTGTTTGATTGctgtcatatttttttcccctaatctGTAGTCATTCATAAACTTCCATCTCAGCTTTTGTACTCTTAGTTTTATGCGTGCAAATGTTTTAAAGgatggaatatttttttgtttctgattaAACTGTAACTGACAATTGATCGGAAGTAGGATGAGCATTGACAAtattattgaagaaaaaaatgtgcctGTATGAATAGCCCTAATTTGCTAGTGTGTATTAATGTGTTAACTAACACTAGCATTTAGTGCTTGGTTTTAATGGTACTATATTTGCAAGTACtcattactttgttttttttcttttggcgTGAATGTCTGTTATTGATGTTCTTGCTAGCCTTTCTTTGAATATAGTAGACATGACATGGAGGAATGTGCAGTACTAATAGTTGTTATTTTAGGGTAAATACAGAgaatttttaatgtgatttttcctatttttgaaGTAAAGCATTAATGTGCTATTCAAAAATCATGAATTCATGCTTAGTAACACATTGAAACCTGCTAACTATTacacatttctgtttccttgaaAAGGCAATAATCTCTTGACTTCTCGGCAATTACATGCTGAAGGCTCTTGCTAGGCCTTGCATTATTTGGAAATTCTTGTGAAATAAGATTAAATTGGAAAAAGAACACATCGAGTTTATGAAGT
This window harbors:
- the PYGO1 gene encoding pygopus homolog 1; translation: MSAEQEKDPIALKRSRGGDSGLDGLGGPGVQLGSPDKKKRKANTQGSSFPPPSEYAPPPNPSSDHLVAANPFDDNYNTVSYKPLPSGNPYFSNPGYPGFGGYNTFRMPPHMLPRVSSPYGGSYSLRNQPHPLPQNPVGMGFSRPHSFSFGPHDNPGFGNQPPYGSGQINQNVNMSAQHFRPNPGENFGHSGQIPHPDVPTNFGPGNNPNFPNSQLESNHSFVPPPNTYNQTKSSAQKQDFSQGASKASSQNTAAHQHHHRTEDVVSQGNSDLKNVTRNNVVNQDNSHSNSADNTNAGHSNGTQSKSRQPRGTAEGCNSEKSSKTPLHPSRHGHSSSEPVYPCGICTHEVNDDQDAILCEASCQKWFHRICTGMTESAYGLLTAEASAVWGCDTCMADKDVQLMRTRETAGPPALNTEG